A single genomic interval of Desulfonatronum sp. SC1 harbors:
- a CDS encoding methyl-accepting chemotaxis protein, which produces MRNIPIGIKLIGGFLALLILVCGGLGYIAYDRSSRAVIAQVQENIPLMAEDGAKLVRSRLDYYLVAMEGIANRHVIRSMDWNQQQPALIAEVERMGFQQMGVATPDGNAPLHDGSRANIADREYFKQAMAGNTVMSSVIIHRILNKPIMVAAAPIRGDRGQVRGIVFAVLDATLLSEITDDIRYGERGYSYIIDDKGALIAHGDRQFVLDQRNYLEEGRTNPDFAMVSAMFQRMVRGEHGFDAYPFFGTDRYFGFAPIPGTGWSIAVGAMQDDVLAPVYQMRQTIGIASLGIFGLGIVIALLISRAITGPVSRLKKFAEAMAIGNLDHQPDISQKDEIGALADSLGSVRTSILDLITEVKTSSDKISHGHLSYLIDSKKFQGSYKILAEDINQATHVLAAYLDEHPMAAMTIDNDCNILWMNKKGTSACKEKPVGRNCKSVFEMEGCGSENCATKKCMSTGKVEHAEAELEIDGQPAYLAYTSSPIINRSGAVVGALEVQADLTEIKNAEKTMLKAAEDALSVANRLSSTSEELSAQVEEASRGAEEQTNRTGETATAMEEMNATVLEVAKNASDAAEASDMARTKAVDGAKVVSDSVEAINTVQAQAQDMKNNLDQLGRQADQIGRIMNVIEDIADQTNLLALNAAIEAARAGDAGRGFAVVADEVRKLAEKTMNATKEVGEAISAIQQGTQANIRGMDQSVGAIEDATRLANQSGEALREILALAEQAADQVRSIATAAEQQSATSEEINRGVEDINRISSETSEVMNQSAQAISELARQAVELQELVHQLKKD; this is translated from the coding sequence ATGAGGAACATTCCCATTGGGATCAAGCTGATCGGCGGTTTTTTAGCTTTGCTGATCCTGGTCTGTGGCGGGCTGGGATACATCGCCTACGACCGGTCTTCTCGTGCTGTTATAGCTCAAGTGCAGGAAAACATTCCCCTGATGGCCGAGGACGGGGCGAAACTGGTCAGAAGTCGGCTGGATTATTACCTTGTGGCCATGGAGGGCATTGCCAACCGGCATGTCATCCGTTCCATGGACTGGAACCAGCAGCAACCGGCTCTGATTGCCGAGGTGGAACGCATGGGGTTTCAGCAGATGGGCGTGGCTACCCCGGACGGCAATGCGCCGCTGCATGACGGGAGCAGGGCTAATATTGCCGACAGGGAGTATTTCAAGCAGGCCATGGCGGGCAATACGGTCATGTCCAGCGTGATCATTCACCGCATCCTGAACAAGCCGATCATGGTCGCGGCCGCGCCGATCCGGGGCGACCGGGGGCAGGTTCGCGGCATTGTGTTCGCCGTTCTGGACGCGACGCTGCTCAGCGAGATTACGGATGACATCAGGTACGGCGAGCGGGGATATTCTTATATCATCGACGACAAAGGCGCTCTGATAGCCCATGGCGACAGGCAGTTCGTGCTGGATCAGCGCAATTATCTCGAGGAAGGCCGGACCAATCCCGACTTCGCCATGGTCTCCGCCATGTTTCAGCGCATGGTCCGAGGAGAACACGGTTTTGACGCATACCCATTTTTCGGGACGGACCGCTACTTCGGGTTCGCGCCCATTCCCGGAACGGGCTGGTCCATTGCCGTGGGGGCCATGCAGGATGACGTTTTGGCACCGGTGTATCAGATGCGCCAGACCATCGGTATCGCGTCATTGGGCATCTTCGGCCTGGGCATTGTCATCGCTCTGTTGATCAGCCGGGCCATTACGGGCCCCGTCTCGCGGTTGAAGAAGTTCGCCGAGGCCATGGCAATCGGCAACCTGGATCATCAACCGGATATCTCCCAAAAAGACGAAATCGGCGCCCTGGCGGATTCGCTGGGCAGCGTCAGGACCAGCATCCTGGACCTGATCACCGAGGTGAAAACCTCATCGGACAAGATCAGCCATGGTCATCTCAGCTATCTGATCGACAGTAAAAAGTTTCAGGGCAGCTACAAGATCCTCGCGGAAGACATCAATCAAGCGACGCACGTTCTTGCCGCGTACCTGGACGAGCACCCCATGGCGGCGATGACCATCGACAACGACTGCAATATCCTGTGGATGAACAAAAAGGGAACCTCCGCGTGCAAGGAAAAGCCGGTAGGCAGAAATTGCAAGTCGGTCTTTGAAATGGAGGGGTGCGGATCAGAGAATTGCGCCACCAAAAAGTGCATGAGCACGGGGAAGGTGGAGCATGCGGAAGCGGAACTCGAGATTGACGGCCAGCCCGCCTATCTCGCCTATACCAGCAGCCCGATCATAAACAGGAGCGGCGCTGTTGTCGGCGCTCTTGAAGTGCAGGCGGATCTGACGGAAATCAAGAACGCCGAGAAAACGATGCTCAAGGCGGCTGAGGACGCCTTGTCCGTGGCCAACCGGCTCTCCTCCACGTCCGAGGAATTGTCGGCCCAGGTGGAAGAGGCCAGCCGGGGCGCGGAGGAGCAGACCAACCGCACCGGGGAAACAGCCACGGCCATGGAAGAGATGAACGCCACTGTGTTGGAAGTGGCCAAAAACGCCTCCGATGCCGCCGAGGCCTCGGATATGGCCCGGACCAAGGCCGTGGACGGGGCCAAGGTGGTCAGCGATTCGGTGGAAGCCATCAACACGGTGCAGGCTCAGGCCCAGGATATGAAGAACAACCTGGACCAGCTCGGACGTCAGGCTGACCAGATCGGGCGGATCATGAACGTGATCGAGGACATCGCGGACCAGACCAATTTACTGGCCCTGAACGCGGCCATTGAGGCGGCCCGGGCCGGGGATGCGGGGCGCGGATTCGCCGTGGTCGCCGATGAGGTCCGCAAGCTGGCCGAGAAGACCATGAACGCCACCAAGGAAGTGGGCGAGGCCATCTCCGCCATTCAGCAAGGCACCCAGGCCAATATCCGGGGTATGGACCAGTCCGTGGGTGCCATCGAGGACGCCACCAGACTGGCCAATCAGTCCGGGGAGGCGCTGCGGGAAATCCTGGCCTTGGCCGAACAGGCCGCGGATCAGGTCCGGTCCATCGCCACGGCCGCGGAACAGCAGTCCGCCACCAGCGAGGAGATCAACCGCGGGGTGGAGGACATCAACCGCATCTCATCTGAAACCAGCGAGGTCATGAACCAGTCCGCCCAGGCCATCTCCGAATTGGCCAGGCAGGCCGTGGAACTGCAGGAACTGGTTCACCAGCTCAAGAAGGATTGA
- a CDS encoding chemotaxis protein CheW, producing MHESDQKKDSNLLQLVTFNIGDEEFGVEILKVQEIIRMMSITRVPKAPDFVEGVINLRGKVIPIIDLRKRFGMAGQEHDKHTRIIVIEINAVIIGFVVDSVSEVLRIPANTVEPPPPIISGIESEYIRGVGKLANRLLILLDLDNLLSKSEQGMLSSI from the coding sequence ATCCACGAATCGGATCAAAAAAAAGACAGCAATCTCCTGCAACTGGTCACGTTCAACATCGGCGACGAGGAGTTCGGGGTGGAGATTCTCAAGGTCCAGGAGATTATCCGGATGATGAGCATCACCAGGGTGCCCAAGGCTCCGGATTTCGTGGAAGGGGTGATCAACCTGCGGGGGAAGGTCATCCCGATCATTGATCTGCGCAAGCGTTTCGGCATGGCCGGGCAGGAGCACGACAAGCACACCCGGATCATCGTCATCGAAATCAACGCCGTGATCATCGGCTTCGTGGTGGATTCGGTCTCCGAGGTGCTGCGCATTCCGGCGAACACCGTGGAGCCGCCACCGCCGATCATCTCCGGAATCGAGTCGGAATACATCCGAGGGGTGGGGAAGTTGGCGAACCGGCTGTTGATCCTGTTGGATCTGGACAACCTGTTGAGCAAGAGCGAGCAAGGCATGCTGTCGAGTATTTAG